The Ramlibacter pinisoli genome segment AGCTTCGGCTTCGACGCGCTCTACATGACCGGCTTTGGCACCGTGGCCAGCCACCTGGGCCTGCCCGACGCCGGCATCGCCACCTACACCGACATGGTCCAGCGGGTGCGCGCCATGGCCTCGATGGCGCGCGCGCCCCTGATCGCCGATGGCGACACCGGCTATGGCGGCCTGCTGAACGTGGCCCACACGGTGCGCGGCTACGAGGCCGCCGGCGCGGCCGCCATCCAGCTGGAAGACCAGGAATTTCCCAAGAAATGCGGCCACACGCCGGGCCGGCGGGTGGTGCCGATGGCCGACATGGTGCGCAAGATCAAGGTCGCCTGCGAGGCCCGCACCCGCAGCGACTTCCTCGTCATCGCCCGCACCGACGCGCGCACCACGCTCGGCCTGGACGAGGCGCTGCGCCGCGCCGAAGCCTATGCGGGCGCCGGCGCCGACATCCTGTTCGTCGAGTCGCCCGAGTCGGCCGAGGAGATGCGCGCCATCGGCCGCAGCACCCACCTGCCGCTGGTGGCCAACATGGTCGAGGGTGGCCGC includes the following:
- a CDS encoding isocitrate lyase/PEP mutase family protein, which codes for MVSLRLADSFGFDALYMTGFGTVASHLGLPDAGIATYTDMVQRVRAMASMARAPLIADGDTGYGGLLNVAHTVRGYEAAGAAAIQLEDQEFPKKCGHTPGRRVVPMADMVRKIKVACEARTRSDFLVIARTDARTTLGLDEALRRAEAYAGAGADILFVESPESAEEMRAIGRSTHLPLVANMVEGGRTPVLSQAELEAIGYRLAIFPVTALLAATEAMRAGYAHLRGQGSSAGLATPLMPFGDLTRLMGFEEVWEFDRRHAEP